GACGTGCGCGTCTACCCCATCCAAGTACACGGCGAGGAGATTTGGCTCGATCCCAGCCCGCAACGCGACGAGGTCGCCTACCAGAAAGGCAGGCTGAAGGGCGGTCTCGAGCAGACCATCTTGCTGGTGCTGGCCAAAGCCGTCCTCAGCCTAAACGACCACGGCGTGGAGGCGAGCGAGGTTCTGCGCGGCGGCGGCGTCTTCGGCGCGGCGGGGCGGGACGCCGGCTGGCGCGACGGCCTCACCATCTTGACGGCGATGGGCAATCTCTTGCCGCGGCTCAGCGAGGAGGACCGGCCCTTGGCGCTCTATCACGGCCTCGTCCACGTCGCCGGCAACGTAGCCGGGCAGCCCCCGCACTTCGCCACGGGGCCCCTGCCGACAGGCGATCTCGAGCCCGCGAGGCTCAAGCCCTGGCTGCGCCGGTTCGCCGAGGTGCGCGACCAGGGCGGGGTCGAGCGGGTGATGCTGACGGCGCTCGAGCTTGGGCAGGGATCTGCTGAACTGGCCGACATGCTCTTCAGCGCCGTCACCGACCACTCCTATTTGGACGGCGGCCACAGCATCGACTTCGTCAACAAGGCCTTCGAGCTTCTGGACGTTATCGGCTGGCAGGAGGCGGAGCGCATCCTGCCCAGCCTGGTGCCGGCCCTGACCGCGGTGACGAGGATGGAGGAGACGAGCAGCTGGCGGCATCCCGTGGACCTTGCGGCTATCCTCGAGCCGATTTTTGCCGAACTGCTCGGCGGCAGGCTCATGGGCGACGTTCACCGTAGCGGCCTCCCGAAAGACGCCTTCGACGCCCTCGTCATCACCCTGCTCGGCGATGACCCGAGGGCCAGCGCCGAAGGCCTCGCGCGGACGCTGCGAGACGGGGCGGGGCTGACCGACGTGTCGCTGGCGCTCTCCTACGCCGCCGCCCTGCGCGTCGCGCGCTTTCACACCGCCAACGAGTTCTCCGACTGGATCGCCGTCCTTCATACCTTCACGAGCGCCAACGCCACCCACCAGCTCCTCAAGCGGGCGCCGTCGTTGGAGGGCGCGCGGGGCCTCTGGCACGCCGCCATGCACCTTTACCTCAACCGTTTTCTCAACGCCCCGGCGGCGCGGTTGCCGGATGACGAGACCGTCGCCGACCTGCCGGCGGAGGCGGAGGCATTGCTTGAGCGCCTGCTCGAGCTCACCGACGAGCGGCAACGGGTCGAGGAAGCCGCGGCAGTGAGCTACCGTTACCTGCGCCTCGGCCACCCCGACACCGGGCTGGTGCGGACACTGGCGCACACCCTCTTGCGCGAAGACGGCGAGTTTCACTCGTATCAGCTGCTCGAGGCCGGCGTCCAGCTCTACCACGAACTGAACACCCACCGTCCCGATCTGGCGCCCGACGTTCTCGTCGCCGTAGCGCGCTACCTCGCCGGGCACGCGCCCACCGACCGCGCCACCACCCAAACCTACCGCATCGCCCTGCGCCTGCACGCGGGCGAGAACTTAGACAAGTTAGACAAGGAGGATCGATGACCAGAACCGCCCTCATCACCGGCGCCAGCCGCGGCCTGGGCTATACCCTGGCCCGTTTCCTGGCCGGCCAAGGCTACGGCCTCATCCTCACCGCCCGAAAGGAGAATGCGCTCGAGGCCAGCGCGCAAACCCTCAAGGGAGCGGGAACCGTGCTCAGCCTGGCGGGCGACGTGGCCGACGCCTCCCACCGCCGGGAGCTTAGCGAAGCTGCCCGCACTCTGGGCGGCCTCGACCTGCTCGTCAACAACGCCTCCGCGCTCGGCCCCACGCCGCTGCCGCCGCTCGCCGACTACCCCTTGGAGGCGCTGAGGGGGGTGCTCGAGGTCAACCTGCTGGCGCCGCTGGCGCTCGTCCAGGAGGCGCTTCCCCTGCTCGAGGCGAAGCGGGGCCTGGTCGTCAACGTGTCGAGCGATGCCGCCTTGGGCGGCTATCCGAGTTGGGGCGGCTACGGCTCGAGCAAGGCCGCCTTGGACCTCGTCACCAAGACACTGGCGAACGAGCTCCAAGACAGAGGCGTGAGCGCGGTCGGCGTGGACCCCGGCGACCTGCGCACCGCCATGCACGGGGCCGCCTTTCCCGGTGAGGACATCTCCGACCGGCCGCTGCCCGAGGTCACGCTGCCCTTTTGGGCCTGGCTCCTGGGGCAGAGGCCCCAGGACGTGAACGGGCAGCGTTTCGCGGCCCAAGCCGAGACCTGGACGCTGGTGGAGATGTGAACGTCACCGAGCTCGACTTCGGGCGGCCCGCCCAGTTGCAGGCCAGCGCTCCGCCCGAGGCTAGAGGCCTGAGGCGCGACGAGGTGCGCCTCTTGGTGAGTAGCGGGCAGGGGCATCACCACGCGACCTTCCGCGATCTGGCCGACTACCTCACCCCTGGCGACCTGCTGATCGTCAACGACAGCGCCACCCTGGCGGCCAGCCTGCCCGCCGAAGGCAGCGCCGGGCCCTTCATCCTCAACCTCTCGACCGACTACGGCGGCGGGCTGTGGCTGGCCGAGCCGCGCTGGAGCCCCGGCCAGCCCGGACCCCTGCCGCTGCGGGCGGGCGACGCCTTCACCGCCGCCGGGCTCTGTTCTCGCGTCGTCAGGGCCTATCCCGGCCTGCCGCGCCTCCTCTTCGTGAGTTTGAATGGCGACGTGACAGCGGCCATGCGGAGGCATGGCGAGCCCATCCGCTACGGCTACCTGCGGGAAGCCTACCCCCTCGAGCACTACCAGACGCACTTCGCGCGCCTGCCCGGCAGCGCCGAGATGCCCTCAGCGGCCCGGCCCTTCACGCTCCGCGTCCTGGCCAGCCTGCGGGCGCGCGGCGTGCGGCTCGCCACCGTCACCCTGCACACCGGCGTCTCTAGCCTGGAGCTGAGCGGTGACCTGGGGGCGCAGACGCTCTATCCCGAGCCCTTCGCGGTGCCCGCGGCCACGGCGGAAGCGGTGAACACCGCCAAAGCGGAGGGGCGGCGGGTCGTCGCCGTGGGCACGACCGTGGTCCGGGCGCTCGAGGCTTCCTGGAACGGCCGAGGGGTTACAGCCAGGCGCGGCTTCACCCGGCTCTACCTGCGCCCCGGCCGGGAGGTCAGGGTGGTGAACGGCCTCCTCACCGGCCTCCACGACCCTCGCGCCAGCCACCTGGCCATGCTCTGCGCCGTCGCCGGCAGGGCGGTGATTCAAGAGGCCTACGCCGAGGCCGTCCGGGCGGGCTACCTCTGGCACGAGTTCGGCGACAGCCACCTCATTCTGCCCTAGCCCTTCTCACCTTCGCGCCCTGGCGCTCTAAATGTGATGTATAACCGTCGCAACGGGCCTAAAAGCACCATAATGATCTTTGGATCTGAGGCAATCTCCCATTCCTCACCTCCACTTCTCTTTCGAGCTTTGTGCTCCCACGCAAAGTTCGCCTGCCATGAGGACCCCGTGCTTCCCACACAGGGTCCATTTTTTGCTTAGCGGACGAAGCCCTCGAGCGAAGGATGAGCCAGCAGCGCGTCCAGGCTGGGTTCTTCGGGTTCGTTGCCGCCCGTCAGCGACTGGTCACCTACCCACAAAGAGATGATCAGCCAGTCCTCCGGATCGGTGGAAATCTCACCGCTCCAGGGCTCGCGGCTAGGCCGGTACAGCAAGACGGGCGTCCAGGCGTTGAGCTCGAGTTCTCGAGGGTCGACGACGCGCCCGTCCTCCCCAATGTTCAGACGATCCCAAGCGCTGCCACGGTTTTCCATGTCGATGGGATAGCAAGTCCGGCTATAGAACCCCACGAAGCCGACAAGGACGGGAGTGCCGCCGTCGGGGCACGACCAGAGAGGCGCGGCCGGAAAGCCGACGATGAGGCGGAGGTGGTTGTCGTGGTGGGGATTCGGCGGGTAGGCCCTGCCTATCCTGCTGAAGCCGCCTATGCTTTGAGAAGCCACGGACGCGCGGACACGAACCTCCCGCACCTCGTCGGTCAGCTCGAGCGACAGGACCTCAACATTGCCGATAAACGGAAGGACATCCTCGAAGGCCAGCGGCGTCGTCGCAATCTGCGGCACCGGTACCGCAGGCGACGAAGAGAGCGCCTGCGCCACCCACCAGCCTGTACCGCCCAGCACCAAGACGACGACCGTCAGCCAGCCGAGGGGCGCGGTGAAGAGGTGGCCCAAAAACCTGCGGTTGACGCTTGCGGGCGGCCCCATGCCCATGACGGCCAAGTGTTCGGCCTCCTCTCTGCTGAAGCCCTCGAGCATCAGCTCCCTGGCGCGGCCGTTCAGGTGGACCCGCAGCTCGGCGGCGGTGTCGATGCGCTTCCTAGGCAGCAGTCCCTGCGTCACCTGGCGGATGTAGCGGTCGGCGGGAGAGGCCATCTACACCTTCCCCCTTAGCCTCGAGCCAAACGGGTTCAAGATCGCGTCGAGCGCCTTGCGCAGGGCCTGCCACTCAGCCTTTTTCCTTTCACCGGTCTTTCTTCCCTCGTCGGTGAGGCTGTAGTACTTGCGCGGTGCGCCGCCCGCGCTGCTGTCCTGCCAGAAGGTCTCGACCCAGCCCGCCTTGACCAGGCGGTGCAGGGCGGGATAGAGGCTGCCCTCGCGGAAGTCGAAGGCGCCGTCGGTGCGCAGGTTGACCTCCTTGAGGATCTCCAGGCCGTAGCGCGCGTCCCCTTCCAGGATCGATAGCAAGACGATGTCCAAGGTGCCCTGCTTGAGCTGCCGGTTCATACCCATCCCCTTTACCTTGCACAGTAAGATACTTGCATGACTATATAGTTAGCAAGAGGGGATGTCAACTCCCGAAGCGCCTTCCCTAAATCCTTCCCTACAACAGGCTCAGGTCGACGGGCTCGAGCTGCGGGTTGTCGTTGGGTTGCCGGCCCACCTTGGCGACGTTCCGCCAGCCGCCGTTGATTTTGGCTCTCACCACGTCGGCGGTGAAGTCGTTGTTGGTGCCCTCCTTATTCGAGTTGGAGAAGAGGCTGCTGCCCACGCCGTAGGCGTCGACGGGCACCTTGAGCCCTTCGAACTGCGCGATGCGCTCGGCCGAGAAGCCGCCGGTCGCGACGATCTTGACGCCGCGGGCGTAGCTCTGGGCGACCTCCTCCAAGCCGCTCGGCACCCGCCAGCGCAGGGGCGCCTCGTCGAGCGCCCGGCGCAGGTTGAAGACCAGGCGCGGGTTGACGCCGAAGTCGAGCTTGGGGTCGCCCAGGGGGGTGACGCTCTCGTCGCGGAGCGAGCCGGCCGTGTCGGGCCGGACGCCGTGCAGGCGGTAGCGCTCGGCCTCGCTGCGACTACCCGCCGCGTAGTGGTGGGCGAACTCGTCCCAGAGCGTCTCGGCGACCGCCAGGCTGTCGCCGACGCAGTCGTTGTTGAAGTCCACCAGGGCGATGCGCGGCACCTCGGGGGGAACAAAACGGGCGTAGGCGAGCATGGCCGCGGCGGTGTCGCCGAGATAGGCAGCGATGAGGGCGTGGGCGACCGTGCCGCCGCCCGCGCCGCCCCACCAGTCGCCCTGGGCGTCGGTG
Above is a window of Deinococcota bacterium DNA encoding:
- a CDS encoding Rieske 2Fe-2S domain-containing protein, translating into MMETPTTFVRVASLRDLKNGMKVVQLGRRSVLLVRHQGRVYATDPRCPHMGFPLNRGSVADGILTCHWHHARFELCSGGTFDLFADDVRVYPIQVHGEEIWLDPSPQRDEVAYQKGRLKGGLEQTILLVLAKAVLSLNDHGVEASEVLRGGGVFGAAGRDAGWRDGLTILTAMGNLLPRLSEEDRPLALYHGLVHVAGNVAGQPPHFATGPLPTGDLEPARLKPWLRRFAEVRDQGGVERVMLTALELGQGSAELADMLFSAVTDHSYLDGGHSIDFVNKAFELLDVIGWQEAERILPSLVPALTAVTRMEETSSWRHPVDLAAILEPIFAELLGGRLMGDVHRSGLPKDAFDALVITLLGDDPRASAEGLARTLRDGAGLTDVSLALSYAAALRVARFHTANEFSDWIAVLHTFTSANATHQLLKRAPSLEGARGLWHAAMHLYLNRFLNAPAARLPDDETVADLPAEAEALLERLLELTDERQRVEEAAAVSYRYLRLGHPDTGLVRTLAHTLLREDGEFHSYQLLEAGVQLYHELNTHRPDLAPDVLVAVARYLAGHAPTDRATTQTYRIALRLHAGENLDKLDKEDR
- a CDS encoding SDR family oxidoreductase; protein product: MTRTALITGASRGLGYTLARFLAGQGYGLILTARKENALEASAQTLKGAGTVLSLAGDVADASHRRELSEAARTLGGLDLLVNNASALGPTPLPPLADYPLEALRGVLEVNLLAPLALVQEALPLLEAKRGLVVNVSSDAALGGYPSWGGYGSSKAALDLVTKTLANELQDRGVSAVGVDPGDLRTAMHGAAFPGEDISDRPLPEVTLPFWAWLLGQRPQDVNGQRFAAQAETWTLVEM
- a CDS encoding S-adenosylmethionine:tRNA ribosyltransferase-isomerase produces the protein MNVTELDFGRPAQLQASAPPEARGLRRDEVRLLVSSGQGHHHATFRDLADYLTPGDLLIVNDSATLAASLPAEGSAGPFILNLSTDYGGGLWLAEPRWSPGQPGPLPLRAGDAFTAAGLCSRVVRAYPGLPRLLFVSLNGDVTAAMRRHGEPIRYGYLREAYPLEHYQTHFARLPGSAEMPSAARPFTLRVLASLRARGVRLATVTLHTGVSSLELSGDLGAQTLYPEPFAVPAATAEAVNTAKAEGRRVVAVGTTVVRALEASWNGRGVTARRGFTRLYLRPGREVRVVNGLLTGLHDPRASHLAMLCAVAGRAVIQEAYAEAVRAGYLWHEFGDSHLILP
- a CDS encoding permease prefix domain 1-containing protein, yielding MASPADRYIRQVTQGLLPRKRIDTAAELRVHLNGRARELMLEGFSREEAEHLAVMGMGPPASVNRRFLGHLFTAPLGWLTVVVLVLGGTGWWVAQALSSSPAVPVPQIATTPLAFEDVLPFIGNVEVLSLELTDEVREVRVRASVASQSIGGFSRIGRAYPPNPHHDNHLRLIVGFPAAPLWSCPDGGTPVLVGFVGFYSRTCYPIDMENRGSAWDRLNIGEDGRVVDPRELELNAWTPVLLYRPSREPWSGEISTDPEDWLIISLWVGDQSLTGGNEPEEPSLDALLAHPSLEGFVR
- a CDS encoding PadR family transcriptional regulator translates to MNRQLKQGTLDIVLLSILEGDARYGLEILKEVNLRTDGAFDFREGSLYPALHRLVKAGWVETFWQDSSAGGAPRKYYSLTDEGRKTGERKKAEWQALRKALDAILNPFGSRLRGKV
- a CDS encoding nicotinate phosphoribosyltransferase; protein product: MSFFNGKRLPAAAFKLDSERLRTGWYSDKYFNNILRTLEGSRQDGEALIPGYRPGEAVVEMQFFTRRRPRSLAVGVDKALAILKEATGCQQDGTFVSRWEALEVEAVHDGSWLHYDGEPMEVPPALKVRGRYADFAVLETPILGILSRGTRIATNVYEVLKAARGKPVLFFPARFDAHEIQAADGYAYQIAVERYRHDFGRGPDALVSTDAQGDWWGGAGGGTVAHALIAAYLGDTAAAMLAYARFVPPEVPRIALVDFNNDCVGDSLAVAETLWDEFAHHYAAGSRSEAERYRLHGVRPDTAGSLRDESVTPLGDPKLDFGVNPRLVFNLRRALDEAPLRWRVPSGLEEVAQSYARGVKIVATGGFSAERIAQFEGLKVPVDAYGVGSSLFSNSNKEGTNNDFTADVVRAKINGGWRNVAKVGRQPNDNPQLEPVDLSLL